In the Quercus lobata isolate SW786 chromosome 5, ValleyOak3.0 Primary Assembly, whole genome shotgun sequence genome, one interval contains:
- the LOC115990408 gene encoding uncharacterized protein LOC115990408 — translation MAGGNVWRPPPHPFFKMNFDAAIFNEKGRSGFGAMIRNEHGEVMAALFAIGPSVLGSEEAETLACRKAMEFVVGAEFSELIIEGDSNNVMRALSSSSPGLSVVGNVVADIQCLICGLRRVSINWVKGDCNRVAHVLARFASNLNKDMY, via the coding sequence ATGGCTGGAGGAAATGTGTGGCGCCCACCACCTCATCCTTTCTTCAAAATGAATTTTGATGCTGCCATATTCAACGAGAAAGGAAGGTCGGGATTTGGGGCTATGATACGGAATGAGCATGGAGAAGTAATGGCTGCACTTTTTGCTATTGGGCCATCAGTCTTGGGTAGTGAAGAAGCAGAAACTTTAGCATGTAGAAAAGCCATGGAATTTGTTGTTGGCGCGGAATTCTCTGAGCTAATAATTGAAGGTGATAGCAATAATGTAATGAGAGcactttcttcttcaagtcCGGGCCTGTCAGTTGTTGGGAATGTGGTTGCTGATATTCAATGCCTCATATGTGGACTAAGGAGGGTATCAATTAATTGGGTTAAAGGAGATTGTAATAGGGTAGCCCATGTATTAGCTAGATTTGCTAGTAACTTAAATAAGGATATGTACTAG